In one window of Candidatus Kinetoplastibacterium blastocrithidii (ex Strigomonas culicis) DNA:
- the rlmH gene encoding 23S rRNA (pseudouridine(1915)-N(3))-methyltransferase RlmH: MMKIIINAIGTNMPSWVKSAWQEYSKRISNQCQIELREFKPETRLKGKINSRIISIETKKLISSIPNYGYISVILDEKGKEITTKELAIFFKDCHLRGSNIAFIIGGPDGLDFSIKKMNDSSTIKISSFTLPHHMVRIILIEQIYRALSILNNHPYHRE; the protein is encoded by the coding sequence ATGATGAAAATTATTATTAATGCAATAGGGACTAATATGCCAAGTTGGGTTAAGTCAGCATGGCAGGAATATTCAAAAAGAATATCAAATCAATGCCAAATAGAATTAAGAGAATTTAAACCAGAAACAAGATTAAAAGGAAAAATAAATTCTCGAATAATATCTATAGAAACTAAGAAACTTATATCTTCAATACCAAACTATGGATATATATCAGTAATTCTTGATGAGAAAGGCAAAGAGATAACCACTAAAGAGTTAGCAATTTTTTTTAAAGATTGTCATTTAAGAGGCAGTAATATAGCATTTATAATAGGCGGTCCTGATGGATTAGATTTCAGTATAAAAAAAATGAACGATAGCAGCACCATCAAGATATCGTCTTTCACCTTGCCTCACCATATGGTTCGTATTATTCTAATAGAACAAATATATAGGGCATTAAGTATTTTAAATAATCACCCTTATCATAGGGAATAG
- the rsfS gene encoding ribosome silencing factor: protein MYPDKLQQSIIEILEDLKSKDIFILDTRSYTDLFDKMIIVTSSSNRHGRAIANNLYKTKDKLNKSIKIEGIENSEWIIVDFGDIVVHIMQKESRDFYDLESLWNR, encoded by the coding sequence ATGTATCCTGATAAACTACAACAAAGTATCATTGAGATTCTAGAAGACTTGAAGTCGAAAGATATATTCATATTGGACACAAGATCATATACTGACCTATTTGATAAGATGATAATAGTCACCTCTAGTTCCAATCGTCACGGCAGAGCAATTGCTAATAATCTATATAAAACAAAAGATAAATTAAATAAATCTATAAAAATAGAAGGAATTGAAAACAGCGAATGGATTATTGTTGATTTCGGAGACATAGTAGTGCATATTATGCAAAAAGAATCTCGTGATTTTTATGATCTAGAATCATTATGGAATAGATAA